Proteins encoded together in one Coregonus clupeaformis isolate EN_2021a chromosome 30, ASM2061545v1, whole genome shotgun sequence window:
- the LOC121545554 gene encoding E3 ubiquitin-protein ligase TRIM33 isoform X1: MADNKGEEDMESSSKLDSEPQGEDSGDPELKDVNTLIAIETNLKEGEDSQSQENVSQMPKPANDVVSGGGDASSNSAGTGEEGSISSNVSPVWNTNGATTELKNVNAVIVTEPNSKEGEDSQSHENISQVPTPANISGGGDASSNSAGAGGEVSTSSSPVGNTNGGTTESSAAGDTAGTSPALTTDMSPPANPVTPINLMDTCAVCKQSLQTRDCEPKLLPCLHSFCLKCIPQPERQVTVQVPGPNGQPDTHIVNVMRCIVCCQDCKQSDIIDNYFVKDTTEACKTSDEKSAQMCTSCEDNADTIGFCAECGEWLCKTCIEAHQRVKITKDHKIRKKEDVSEESVGVSEQRPVFCPIHKQEPLKLFCETCDTLTCRDCQLLEHKEHRYQFLEEAFQNQKGIIETHMVKLQEKKTYVHYSHSQVTSRIKEVTDTHKKVEHDIKIAVFTLINEINKKGKYLLQQLECVTKERSMKLLSQQTDIANLARQILHVLNFAHSAINSGSSTALLYSKRLIIYQLRKVLKAGLEPVPQANGAVRFFCDPTFWAKNVVNLVGNLVIEKMPQAQHPPNIMVGPISPGHGHPGHGKSPGQINLAQLRQQHMQQQAFAQQKQQQQQHQQQQQQQHQQQQQHQQQHQQQQQHQQQHQQRIQEQMRIASQMTQQHPRQAVPQMVQQQPPRLISMQAQQRGPMNGGPHMYPPHHLRLPPGQGRMPSPSAQPRMPNGQQYSPMMQPQLQRQMTVDSELSDHRFRLLHLTGHSNPGHAGPFPVASLHNVSAANPTSPTSASMASAHAHRGPASPIVGAIDLIPSVTNPENLPCLPNIPPIQLEDAGSSSLDALLSRYILASTYPQLGLGPPGNMNLSHGPSTHSPGSSGLSNSHTPVRPSSTSSTGSRGSCGSAGRPGPASAPMEQQVKVKQEPGAEKECGFSGTSNVKTERGKDGGRSACMMSSPESSHTPPLPMLGSVASGSSVQDVLKKVGEYVKTEPQDQEACSGANRPANAPITTSITSTVASATLLTNGKGAASAALRSPRTAQGTNQSGAGGKEDDPNEDWCAVCNNGGELLCCDRCPKVFHITCHIPTLKCSPSGEWMCTFCRSLASPEMEYQPDDEPRGEKDNSEQGLSPEDQRRCERLLLYVFCHDLSEGFQEPVPPSIPNYYKIIKKPMDLTLVKQKLQLKHVQHYQSSKEFVSDVRLVFSNCAKYNEMSRIIQVYDEEKQSNVQADSEVAEAGKAVSLYFEERLLELYPGESFPEVPEEAEVPEVPEEPQAPAGEGEEADLTEDSEDEFVQPKRKRLKTDEKPMHIK; the protein is encoded by the exons ATGGCGGACAACAAAGGCGAAGAGGATATGGAGAGTTCTTCCAAATTAGATTCAGAACCTCAGGGAGAGGATAGCGGAGACCCCGAATTGAAAGATGTGAATACGCTGATTGCCATAGAGACAAATTTGAAAGAAGGAGAGGATTCACAATCCCAGGAGAATGTTTCCCAGATGCCTAAACCTGCTAACGACGTCGTTAGCGGAGGAGGGGACGCTAGCAGCAACAGCGCGGGCACAGGGGAAGAAGGCAGCATTAGCAGTAACGTTAGCCCAGTTTGGAACACCAATGGGGCGACAACCGAATTGAAAAATGTGAATGCGGTGATTGTCACAGAGCCAAATTCGAAAGAAGGAGAGGATTCACAATCCCATGAGAATATTTCCCAGGTGCCTACACCCGCTAACATTAGCGGAGGAGGGGACGCTAGCAGCAACAGCGCGGGCGCAGGGGGAGAAGTCAGTACGAGCAGCAGCCCAGTTGGGAACACCAATGGGGGGACAACCGAGTCCTCGGCTGCTGGGGACACTGCTGGAACCTCACCAGCACTCACAACCGATATGTCCCCACCAGCCAACCCCGTCACCCCAATAAACCTCATGGATACGTGCGCTGTGTGTAAACAAAGTCTCCAGACCCGTGACTGTGAACCTAAACTCTTACCGTGTCTTCACTCATTTTGCTTGAAATGTATCCCCCAGCCAGAGCGACAAGTTACCGTACAGGTGCCCGGGCCGAACGGACAGCCAGACACCCACATAG TGAATGTCATGCGGTGCATAGTTTGTTGTCAAGACTGCAAACagagtgacatcattgacaaCTACTTTGTCAAGGACACCACCGAGGCCTGCAAGACTTCAGATGAAAAATCTGCACAG ATGTGCACCAGTTGTGAGGACAACGCAGATACCATTGGGTTCTGTGCAGAATGTGGAGAGTGGTTGTGCAAAACCTGCATCGAGGCTCACCAGAGGGTCAAAATCACCAAGGACCACAAAATCCGCAAGAAAGAGGACGTCTCTGAGG AGTCTGTAGGTGTGTCGGAACAGAGGCCTGTGTTCTGTCCCATCCACAAACAGGAGCCCCTGAAACTCTTCTGTGAAACCTGTGACACACTCACTTGCCGGGACTGCCAACTGCTGGAGCACAAGGAGCACAG GTACCAGTTTCTGGAGGAGGCCTTCCAGAACCAGAAAGGCATCATCGAGACGCACATGGTCAAACTGCAGGAGAAAAAGACCTACGTTCACTACTCTCACTCTCAGGTGACAAGCAG GATAAAGGAAGTTACTGATACCCATAAGAAGGTGGAACATGACATCAAGATAGCCGTGTTCACTCTTATCAACGAAATCAACAAGAAGGGCAAGTATTTACTGCAGCAGCTTGAG TGTGTGACTAAGGAGAGGAGCATGAAGCTGTTGTCCCAGCAGACAGACATCGCCAACCTGGCCAGGCAGATCCTCCACGTGCTCAACTTCGCCCACTCTGCCATTAACAGCGGCAGCAGCACCGCCCTGCTTTACAGCAAGAGGCTG ATCATCTACCAGCTGCGCAAGGTCCTGAAGGCTGGACTGGAACCAGTGCCTCAGGCTAACGGAGCTGTTCGCTTCTTCTGTGACCCCACATTCTGGGCCAAAAACGTGGTCAACCTAG TAGGGAACCTGGTGATCGAGAAGATGCCCCAGGCTCAGCACCCTCCCAACATTATGGTGGGGCCCATCTCCCCGGGCCACGGCCACCCGGGCCACGGCAAAAGCCCGGGGCAGATCAACCTGGCCCAGCTCCGGCAGCAGCACATGCAGCAGCAAGCCTTCGCCCAGCagaaacaacagcagcagcagcaccaacagcagcagcagcagcagcaccaacagcagcagcagcaccagcagcagcaccaacaacagcagcagcaccaACAACAGCACCAACAGAGGATCCAGGAACAGATGCGCATTGCCTCCCAAATGACCCAGCAGCACCCCAGGCAGGCTGTACCTCAGATGGTACAGCAGCAG CCCCCGCGCCTCATCAGTATGCAGGCCCAGCAGAGGGGCCCCATGAACGGCGGGCCCCACATGTACCCCCCCCACCACCTGCGCCTGCCCCCGGGACAGGGCCGCATGCCCAGCCCCAGTGCCCAGCCACGCATGCCCAACGGCCAGCAGTACTCCCCCATGATGCAGCCTCAGCTGCAGAGACAG ATGACTGTAGATTCTGAGCTGAGCGACCACAGGTTTCGTTTGTTACATCTCACTGGG CATTCAAACCCAGGTCATGCTGGACCCTTCCCGGTGGCATCTCTCCACAACGTGAGCGCTGCCAACCCCACCAGTCCCACCAGTGCCAGCATGGCCAGCGCCCATGCCCACCGTGGCCCCGCCAGCCCCATAGTGGGCGCCATCGACCTCATCCCCTCCGTCACCAACCCAGAGAACCTGCCATGCCTACCAAACATCCCCCCCATTCAG CTGGAAGACGCGGGCTCCAGCAGCCTGGACGCCCTCCTGAGTCGCTACATCTTAGCCAGCACATACCCTCAGCTGGGCCTGGGGCCCCCCGGGAACATGAACCTCTCCCACGGACCCTCCACACACTCCCCTGGCTCCTCAG GCTTATCAAACTCCCACACGCCTGTGCGGCCATCCAGTACGTCCAGCACAGGAAGCAGGGGCAG CTGTGGCTCTGCGGGTAGGCCAGGGCCAGCAAGCGCCCCAATGGAACAGCAGGTCAAAGTCAAGCAGGAGCCCGGAGCCGAGAAGGAGTGTGGTTTCTCGGGAACCTCCAACGTCAAAACGGAacgagggaaggatggagggaggagcgCGTGCATG ATGAGTAGTCCAGAGAGCAGCCatactccccctctccccatgtTGGGCTCTGTGGCTTCTGGTTCCTCTGTCCAGGACGTCCTCAAGAAGGTGGGGGAGTACGTCAAAACTGAGCCCCAGGACCAGGAGGCCTGCAGCGGGGCCAACAGGCCTGCGAACGCCCCTATCACCACCAGCATCACATCCACTGTGGCCTCAGCCACACTGCTGACCAACGGCAAGGGAGCCGCATCCGCTGCCCTGCGCTCTCCACGCACTGCGCAGGGGACCAACCAGAGCGGGGCAGGAGGGAAGGAGGACGACCCCAACGAGGACTGGTGCGCCGTGTGCAACAACGGGGGAGAGCTGCTTTGCTGCGACCGCTGCCCCAAAGTCTTCCACATCACCTGTCACATCCCCACCTTGAAGTGCTCCCCGAG TGGAGAGTGGATGTGCACGTTCTGCCGGAGCCTGGCCAGCCCGGAGATGGAGTACCAGCCTGACGACGAACCTCGTGGCGAAAAGGACAACAGTGAGCAGGGCCTGAGTCCTGAGGACCAGAGG AGGTGTGAGCGCCTCCTGCTGTATGTTTTCTGCCATGATCTCAGTGAGGGGTTCCAGGAGCCTGTCCCTCCCTCT ATCCCTAATTACTACAAGATCATCAAGAAGCCCATGGACTTGACCCTGGTGAAACAGAAGCTACAGTTGAAGCATGTCCAGCACTACCAGAGCTCGAAGGAGTTTGTCTCGGATGTGCGCCTGGTCTTCAGCAACTGTGCCAAGTACAACGAG ATGTCTCGAATAATCCAGGTTTATGATGAGGAGAAACAGAGTAATGTGCAG GCGGACTCAGAGGTGGCGGAGGCAGGGAAAGCCGTGAGTTTGTACTTTGAGGAGAGGCTGCTGGAGCTCTACCCAGGTGAGAGTTTCCCCGAGGTACCAGAGGAGGCCGAGGTACCAGAGGTACCTGAGGAGCCCCAGGCCCCagctggagagggggaggaggcggATCTCACAGAAGACTCCGAGGATGAGTTTGTGCAGCCTAAACGCAAGCGGTTAAAAACGGATGAAAAGCCGATGCACATCAAGTGA
- the LOC121545554 gene encoding E3 ubiquitin-protein ligase TRIM33 isoform X7 — protein sequence MADNKGEEDMESSSKLDSEPQGEDSGDPELKDVNTLIAIETNLKEGEDSQSQENVSQMPKPANDVVSGGGDASSNSAGTGEEGSISSNVSPVWNTNGATTELKNVNAVIVTEPNSKEGEDSQSHENISQVPTPANISGGGDASSNSAGAGGEVSTSSSPVGNTNGGTTESSAAGDTAGTSPALTTDMSPPANPVTPINLMDTCAVCKQSLQTRDCEPKLLPCLHSFCLKCIPQPERQVTVQVPGPNGQPDTHIVNVMRCIVCCQDCKQSDIIDNYFVKDTTEACKTSDEKSAQMCTSCEDNADTIGFCAECGEWLCKTCIEAHQRVKITKDHKIRKKEDVSEESVGVSEQRPVFCPIHKQEPLKLFCETCDTLTCRDCQLLEHKEHRYQFLEEAFQNQKGIIETHMVKLQEKKTYVHYSHSQVTSRIKEVTDTHKKVEHDIKIAVFTLINEINKKGKYLLQQLECVTKERSMKLLSQQTDIANLARQILHVLNFAHSAINSGSSTALLYSKRLIIYQLRKVLKAGLEPVPQANGAVRFFCDPTFWAKNVVNLGNLVIEKMPQAQHPPNIMVGPISPGHGHPGHGKSPGQINLAQLRQQHMQQQAFAQQKQQQQQHQQQQQQQHQQQQQHQQQHQQQQQHQQQHQQRIQEQMRIASQMTQQHPRQAVPQMVQQQPPRLISMQAQQRGPMNGGPHMYPPHHLRLPPGQGRMPSPSAQPRMPNGQQYSPMMQPQLQRQHSNPGHAGPFPVASLHNVSAANPTSPTSASMASAHAHRGPASPIVGAIDLIPSVTNPENLPCLPNIPPIQLEDAGSSSLDALLSRYILASTYPQLGLGPPGNMNLSHGPSTHSPGSSGLSNSHTPVRPSSTSSTGSRGSCGSAGRPGPASAPMEQQVKVKQEPGAEKECGFSGTSNVKTERGKDGGRSACMMSSPESSHTPPLPMLGSVASGSSVQDVLKKVGEYVKTEPQDQEACSGANRPANAPITTSITSTVASATLLTNGKGAASAALRSPRTAQGTNQSGAGGKEDDPNEDWCAVCNNGGELLCCDRCPKVFHITCHIPTLKCSPSGEWMCTFCRSLASPEMEYQPDDEPRGEKDNSEQGLSPEDQRRCERLLLYVFCHDLSEGFQEPVPPSIPNYYKIIKKPMDLTLVKQKLQLKHVQHYQSSKEFVSDVRLVFSNCAKYNEADSEVAEAGKAVSLYFEERLLELYPGESFPEVPEEAEVPEVPEEPQAPAGEGEEADLTEDSEDEFVQPKRKRLKTDEKPMHIK from the exons ATGGCGGACAACAAAGGCGAAGAGGATATGGAGAGTTCTTCCAAATTAGATTCAGAACCTCAGGGAGAGGATAGCGGAGACCCCGAATTGAAAGATGTGAATACGCTGATTGCCATAGAGACAAATTTGAAAGAAGGAGAGGATTCACAATCCCAGGAGAATGTTTCCCAGATGCCTAAACCTGCTAACGACGTCGTTAGCGGAGGAGGGGACGCTAGCAGCAACAGCGCGGGCACAGGGGAAGAAGGCAGCATTAGCAGTAACGTTAGCCCAGTTTGGAACACCAATGGGGCGACAACCGAATTGAAAAATGTGAATGCGGTGATTGTCACAGAGCCAAATTCGAAAGAAGGAGAGGATTCACAATCCCATGAGAATATTTCCCAGGTGCCTACACCCGCTAACATTAGCGGAGGAGGGGACGCTAGCAGCAACAGCGCGGGCGCAGGGGGAGAAGTCAGTACGAGCAGCAGCCCAGTTGGGAACACCAATGGGGGGACAACCGAGTCCTCGGCTGCTGGGGACACTGCTGGAACCTCACCAGCACTCACAACCGATATGTCCCCACCAGCCAACCCCGTCACCCCAATAAACCTCATGGATACGTGCGCTGTGTGTAAACAAAGTCTCCAGACCCGTGACTGTGAACCTAAACTCTTACCGTGTCTTCACTCATTTTGCTTGAAATGTATCCCCCAGCCAGAGCGACAAGTTACCGTACAGGTGCCCGGGCCGAACGGACAGCCAGACACCCACATAG TGAATGTCATGCGGTGCATAGTTTGTTGTCAAGACTGCAAACagagtgacatcattgacaaCTACTTTGTCAAGGACACCACCGAGGCCTGCAAGACTTCAGATGAAAAATCTGCACAG ATGTGCACCAGTTGTGAGGACAACGCAGATACCATTGGGTTCTGTGCAGAATGTGGAGAGTGGTTGTGCAAAACCTGCATCGAGGCTCACCAGAGGGTCAAAATCACCAAGGACCACAAAATCCGCAAGAAAGAGGACGTCTCTGAGG AGTCTGTAGGTGTGTCGGAACAGAGGCCTGTGTTCTGTCCCATCCACAAACAGGAGCCCCTGAAACTCTTCTGTGAAACCTGTGACACACTCACTTGCCGGGACTGCCAACTGCTGGAGCACAAGGAGCACAG GTACCAGTTTCTGGAGGAGGCCTTCCAGAACCAGAAAGGCATCATCGAGACGCACATGGTCAAACTGCAGGAGAAAAAGACCTACGTTCACTACTCTCACTCTCAGGTGACAAGCAG GATAAAGGAAGTTACTGATACCCATAAGAAGGTGGAACATGACATCAAGATAGCCGTGTTCACTCTTATCAACGAAATCAACAAGAAGGGCAAGTATTTACTGCAGCAGCTTGAG TGTGTGACTAAGGAGAGGAGCATGAAGCTGTTGTCCCAGCAGACAGACATCGCCAACCTGGCCAGGCAGATCCTCCACGTGCTCAACTTCGCCCACTCTGCCATTAACAGCGGCAGCAGCACCGCCCTGCTTTACAGCAAGAGGCTG ATCATCTACCAGCTGCGCAAGGTCCTGAAGGCTGGACTGGAACCAGTGCCTCAGGCTAACGGAGCTGTTCGCTTCTTCTGTGACCCCACATTCTGGGCCAAAAACGTGGTCAACCTAG GGAACCTGGTGATCGAGAAGATGCCCCAGGCTCAGCACCCTCCCAACATTATGGTGGGGCCCATCTCCCCGGGCCACGGCCACCCGGGCCACGGCAAAAGCCCGGGGCAGATCAACCTGGCCCAGCTCCGGCAGCAGCACATGCAGCAGCAAGCCTTCGCCCAGCagaaacaacagcagcagcagcaccaacagcagcagcagcagcagcaccaacagcagcagcagcaccagcagcagcaccaacaacagcagcagcaccaACAACAGCACCAACAGAGGATCCAGGAACAGATGCGCATTGCCTCCCAAATGACCCAGCAGCACCCCAGGCAGGCTGTACCTCAGATGGTACAGCAGCAG CCCCCGCGCCTCATCAGTATGCAGGCCCAGCAGAGGGGCCCCATGAACGGCGGGCCCCACATGTACCCCCCCCACCACCTGCGCCTGCCCCCGGGACAGGGCCGCATGCCCAGCCCCAGTGCCCAGCCACGCATGCCCAACGGCCAGCAGTACTCCCCCATGATGCAGCCTCAGCTGCAGAGACAG CATTCAAACCCAGGTCATGCTGGACCCTTCCCGGTGGCATCTCTCCACAACGTGAGCGCTGCCAACCCCACCAGTCCCACCAGTGCCAGCATGGCCAGCGCCCATGCCCACCGTGGCCCCGCCAGCCCCATAGTGGGCGCCATCGACCTCATCCCCTCCGTCACCAACCCAGAGAACCTGCCATGCCTACCAAACATCCCCCCCATTCAG CTGGAAGACGCGGGCTCCAGCAGCCTGGACGCCCTCCTGAGTCGCTACATCTTAGCCAGCACATACCCTCAGCTGGGCCTGGGGCCCCCCGGGAACATGAACCTCTCCCACGGACCCTCCACACACTCCCCTGGCTCCTCAG GCTTATCAAACTCCCACACGCCTGTGCGGCCATCCAGTACGTCCAGCACAGGAAGCAGGGGCAG CTGTGGCTCTGCGGGTAGGCCAGGGCCAGCAAGCGCCCCAATGGAACAGCAGGTCAAAGTCAAGCAGGAGCCCGGAGCCGAGAAGGAGTGTGGTTTCTCGGGAACCTCCAACGTCAAAACGGAacgagggaaggatggagggaggagcgCGTGCATG ATGAGTAGTCCAGAGAGCAGCCatactccccctctccccatgtTGGGCTCTGTGGCTTCTGGTTCCTCTGTCCAGGACGTCCTCAAGAAGGTGGGGGAGTACGTCAAAACTGAGCCCCAGGACCAGGAGGCCTGCAGCGGGGCCAACAGGCCTGCGAACGCCCCTATCACCACCAGCATCACATCCACTGTGGCCTCAGCCACACTGCTGACCAACGGCAAGGGAGCCGCATCCGCTGCCCTGCGCTCTCCACGCACTGCGCAGGGGACCAACCAGAGCGGGGCAGGAGGGAAGGAGGACGACCCCAACGAGGACTGGTGCGCCGTGTGCAACAACGGGGGAGAGCTGCTTTGCTGCGACCGCTGCCCCAAAGTCTTCCACATCACCTGTCACATCCCCACCTTGAAGTGCTCCCCGAG TGGAGAGTGGATGTGCACGTTCTGCCGGAGCCTGGCCAGCCCGGAGATGGAGTACCAGCCTGACGACGAACCTCGTGGCGAAAAGGACAACAGTGAGCAGGGCCTGAGTCCTGAGGACCAGAGG AGGTGTGAGCGCCTCCTGCTGTATGTTTTCTGCCATGATCTCAGTGAGGGGTTCCAGGAGCCTGTCCCTCCCTCT ATCCCTAATTACTACAAGATCATCAAGAAGCCCATGGACTTGACCCTGGTGAAACAGAAGCTACAGTTGAAGCATGTCCAGCACTACCAGAGCTCGAAGGAGTTTGTCTCGGATGTGCGCCTGGTCTTCAGCAACTGTGCCAAGTACAACGAG GCGGACTCAGAGGTGGCGGAGGCAGGGAAAGCCGTGAGTTTGTACTTTGAGGAGAGGCTGCTGGAGCTCTACCCAGGTGAGAGTTTCCCCGAGGTACCAGAGGAGGCCGAGGTACCAGAGGTACCTGAGGAGCCCCAGGCCCCagctggagagggggaggaggcggATCTCACAGAAGACTCCGAGGATGAGTTTGTGCAGCCTAAACGCAAGCGGTTAAAAACGGATGAAAAGCCGATGCACATCAAGTGA